One part of the Streptomyces sp. AM 2-1-1 genome encodes these proteins:
- a CDS encoding LLM class flavin-dependent oxidoreductase gives MRLSTVILPLYPWGEGQKIWQRAEELGFHAAYSYDHLSWRSFREKTWFGAIPTLTAAAVVTEDLRLGTLVTSPNFRHPVTLAKELMSLDDISGGRVTLGIGAGGSGFDATALGQEPWTPRERADRFGEFVPLLHRLLTEGAVSQRGTFYTAEEARNIPGCVQSPRLPFAVAATGPRGLRVAAEYGQAWVTTGDPKLYDEGTPEQSVEALRGQIAKLGAACEKAGRDVAELDKILLTAFTPDRNRPMESVEAFVDFAGRHQELGFTELVVHWPVPESEFATDPVVFEQIATEALDRLG, from the coding sequence ATGCGTCTGAGCACGGTGATCCTCCCCCTTTATCCCTGGGGCGAAGGACAGAAGATCTGGCAACGGGCCGAAGAACTCGGTTTCCACGCCGCCTATTCGTACGACCACCTGTCCTGGCGGTCGTTCCGCGAGAAGACGTGGTTCGGGGCGATTCCCACGCTGACGGCCGCGGCCGTCGTCACCGAGGACCTGCGGCTCGGCACCCTCGTGACCTCGCCGAACTTCCGGCACCCGGTGACGCTGGCGAAGGAGTTGATGTCGCTCGACGACATCTCGGGCGGCCGGGTCACCCTGGGGATCGGGGCGGGCGGCAGTGGCTTCGACGCCACGGCGCTCGGGCAGGAGCCGTGGACACCGCGCGAGCGGGCGGACCGCTTCGGGGAGTTCGTCCCGCTGCTGCACCGGCTGCTCACCGAGGGCGCCGTCTCGCAGCGGGGCACCTTCTACACGGCGGAGGAGGCCCGGAACATCCCCGGGTGCGTCCAGTCGCCCCGGCTGCCGTTCGCGGTCGCCGCGACCGGCCCGCGAGGGTTGCGGGTGGCAGCGGAGTACGGTCAGGCCTGGGTGACCACCGGCGACCCGAAGCTGTACGACGAGGGGACGCCGGAGCAGTCCGTCGAGGCGTTGCGCGGGCAGATCGCCAAGTTGGGCGCGGCGTGCGAGAAGGCCGGGCGGGACGTGGCGGAGCTGGACAAGATCCTGCTGACCGCGTTCACCCCGGACCGCAACCGCCCGATGGAGTCGGTCGAGGCGTTCGTGGACTTCGCGGGCCGCCACCAGGAGCTGGGCTTCACCGAGCTGGTCGTCCACTGGCCCGTTCCGGAGTCGGAGTTCGCCACGGATCCGGTCGTGTTCGAGCAGATCGCGACGGAGGCGCTCGACCGACTGGGCTGA
- a CDS encoding Cof-type HAD-IIB family hydrolase: protein MTTPTDAPPPVVPRLIATDLDGTLLRDDKTLSARTIAALGAAERAGVHVLFVTGRPPRWMDAVVSHLPAHATAICANGAAVVDLSAGSRLIKVHPLGRAEALAVVHRVRSAAPGTTFAVEFTTGVHYEPLYPPLFQDPRATVAAAERLLDEEVPGTGAPVLKLLAHHTQIAPDAFLTLAREAVGDLVSFTRSSPSALLEAGGAGVSKARTLAEYCAERGVLAEEVVAFGDMPNDVEMLHWAGTSYAMANAHPAALSAASRRTLTNEEDGVAVVLEHLLAAR, encoded by the coding sequence GTGACCACGCCTACCGACGCACCGCCTCCCGTCGTGCCCCGGCTGATAGCCACGGATCTGGACGGCACCCTGCTGCGCGACGACAAGACCCTGTCGGCGCGCACGATCGCCGCGCTCGGGGCGGCCGAACGGGCGGGCGTGCACGTCCTCTTCGTCACGGGTCGGCCGCCTCGCTGGATGGACGCGGTGGTCTCCCATCTGCCGGCGCACGCGACCGCGATCTGCGCGAACGGAGCGGCAGTGGTCGACCTCAGCGCGGGCAGCAGGCTGATCAAGGTCCACCCGCTCGGGCGGGCCGAAGCACTGGCCGTCGTGCACCGGGTACGGAGCGCCGCGCCCGGCACCACCTTCGCGGTGGAGTTCACCACCGGTGTCCACTACGAGCCGCTCTACCCGCCGCTCTTCCAGGACCCCAGGGCGACCGTGGCGGCCGCCGAGAGGCTGCTGGACGAGGAGGTACCGGGCACGGGTGCCCCCGTGCTGAAGCTTCTGGCCCACCACACCCAGATCGCCCCCGACGCGTTCCTCACCCTGGCCCGTGAGGCTGTCGGGGACCTGGTGTCCTTCACCCGGTCCAGCCCGTCCGCCCTGCTGGAGGCCGGCGGCGCGGGCGTCTCCAAGGCCCGCACCCTCGCGGAGTACTGCGCCGAGCGCGGGGTGCTCGCCGAGGAGGTCGTCGCCTTCGGGGACATGCCGAACGACGTCGAGATGCTGCACTGGGCCGGTACCTCGTACGCGATGGCCAACGCCCATCCGGCCGCGTTGTCGGCCGCTTCGCGCCGCACGCTCACCAACGAGGAGGACGGTGTGGCGGTCGTCCTCGAACACCTGCTCGCCGCCCGCTGA
- a CDS encoding GAF domain-containing protein, with product MAERQEHERHPAGQDGAAPRNAWDQDSLEAASRAARDLQGLSPELTARVPQLLEAMRSVGTGLELHSTLNRICETAAELAHARYAAIGVVDETAEGLLDFVTHGMPDEQARVIGRRPSGRTGLLGALIHDPAPVVLTDLTTDPRYAGFPPGHPPMRTFLGVPISVQGQIFGNLYLAEKHHGGAFNEYDLHMVRVLATEAGIAIGNARLYEAARQRERWIDGSVAVTTALLAGGDADEALTVVAEQARRLADSAAGAVLLPVGKDGAGGLEVVAVASDDPSTSLGVIIGPENPVASALLAGEPVFIDDSADDLCVISRASERYGGPNMLLPLRSDDRVLGALSTPRARGQRPFTAAERTLATQFASQAALALMMAEAQRDRERLAVYEDRDRIARDLHDLVIQRLFATGMMLESARRRSVVPEVREGVGRAVDELDITIQEIRTAIFALQQEPAEAPSGLSVRVLREINMAAVPLGFTPSHRFVGEIDTLVGELTGKNLIAALREALSNAFRHARASLIEVVVDATVTLPDGRDGVRLTVSDDGVGIPEGGRRSGLRNLARRAESLGGASRFGPGLGRDGGGTSVVWEAPL from the coding sequence ATGGCGGAGCGGCAGGAGCACGAGCGGCACCCGGCGGGCCAGGACGGGGCCGCGCCCCGGAACGCGTGGGACCAGGACTCGCTCGAAGCGGCCAGCCGGGCCGCCCGTGACCTGCAGGGTCTCTCCCCCGAGCTCACCGCCCGCGTACCGCAACTGCTGGAGGCCATGCGCTCGGTCGGTACGGGGCTGGAGCTGCACTCCACGCTGAACCGCATCTGCGAGACGGCCGCCGAACTCGCCCACGCCAGGTACGCCGCGATCGGGGTGGTGGACGAGACGGCCGAAGGGCTCCTCGACTTCGTCACGCACGGCATGCCGGACGAGCAGGCGCGCGTGATCGGGCGCCGGCCGAGCGGCCGCACCGGCCTGCTGGGGGCGCTCATCCACGATCCCGCGCCGGTGGTGCTGACCGATCTGACCACCGATCCCCGGTACGCCGGGTTCCCGCCCGGCCATCCCCCGATGCGTACTTTCCTGGGCGTTCCCATCAGCGTCCAGGGGCAGATCTTCGGCAATCTGTACCTCGCCGAGAAACACCACGGTGGCGCGTTCAACGAGTACGACCTGCACATGGTCCGGGTGCTCGCCACCGAGGCGGGCATCGCCATCGGCAACGCCCGCCTCTACGAGGCCGCCCGGCAGCGCGAGCGGTGGATCGACGGCTCGGTCGCGGTGACCACGGCGCTGCTCGCCGGCGGGGACGCGGACGAGGCCCTGACCGTCGTCGCCGAGCAGGCCCGCCGGCTCGCCGACTCGGCCGCGGGCGCCGTTCTGCTGCCGGTGGGGAAGGACGGGGCGGGGGGACTGGAGGTGGTCGCGGTCGCCTCCGACGACCCGTCCACCTCGCTGGGCGTGATCATCGGGCCGGAGAATCCGGTGGCGTCGGCGCTGCTGGCGGGGGAGCCGGTGTTCATCGACGACTCGGCGGACGACCTGTGCGTGATCAGCCGCGCCTCCGAGCGGTACGGCGGCCCGAACATGCTGCTGCCCCTGCGCAGCGACGACCGCGTCCTCGGTGCCCTGTCCACGCCCCGGGCCCGGGGGCAGCGGCCGTTCACGGCGGCCGAACGGACCCTGGCCACCCAGTTCGCCTCGCAGGCGGCGCTGGCGCTGATGATGGCGGAGGCGCAGCGCGACCGCGAGCGGCTCGCCGTCTACGAGGACCGGGACCGGATCGCCCGGGACCTGCACGACCTGGTCATCCAGCGGTTGTTCGCCACCGGGATGATGCTGGAGAGCGCCCGGCGCCGGTCGGTGGTGCCGGAGGTGAGGGAAGGCGTCGGCCGTGCCGTCGACGAGCTGGACATCACCATCCAGGAGATCCGTACCGCCATCTTCGCCCTCCAGCAGGAGCCTGCCGAGGCTCCGTCCGGACTGAGCGTCCGGGTGCTGCGGGAGATCAACATGGCTGCGGTGCCCCTCGGCTTCACGCCCTCGCACCGCTTCGTGGGGGAGATCGACACCCTGGTGGGCGAACTCACCGGGAAGAACCTGATCGCCGCCCTGCGGGAGGCCCTGTCCAACGCCTTCCGGCATGCCCGGGCCTCGTTGATCGAGGTGGTCGTCGACGCCACCGTCACCCTGCCGGACGGACGGGACGGCGTACGGCTGACGGTCTCCGACGACGGGGTCGGCATCCCGGAGGGCGGCCGGCGCAGCGGACTGCGCAACCTGGCCCGCCGGGCCGAGTCACTGGGCGGGGCGAGCCGCTTCGGCCCCGGGCTCGGGAGGGACGGCGGCGGTACGTCGGTGGTCTGGGAAGCGCCGCTCTGA
- the hisC gene encoding histidinol-phosphate transaminase, producing the protein MSETSPKLRAELDGVPAYVPGRPASQDGPVAFKLSSNENPYPPLPGVMESVLASAADFNRYPDMSCAGLLAELSDRFGVPADHLATGTGSVGVAQQLLQATSGPGDEVIYAWRSFEAYPIITQVSGATSVKVPLTAGDVHDLDAMAGAVTDRTRLIFVCNPNNPTGTVVRRAELERFLDRVPSDVLVVLDEAYKEFVRDADVPDGLEIYRDRPNVAVLRTFSKAYGLAGLRVGFAVAHPPVAAALRKTAVPFGVSQVAQDAAVASLRAEDELLGRVGSLVAERNRVHRGLVERGWTVPESQANFVWLRLGERAGDFAAFCERAGVVVRPFAGEGVRVTIGEDEANDVFLKAAEAYRKLL; encoded by the coding sequence GTGAGCGAGACGAGCCCCAAGCTGCGCGCCGAGCTGGACGGTGTCCCCGCCTATGTGCCGGGCCGGCCGGCCTCCCAGGACGGGCCGGTCGCGTTCAAGCTGTCGTCCAACGAGAACCCCTACCCGCCGCTGCCCGGTGTGATGGAGTCGGTGCTCGCTTCCGCGGCGGACTTCAACCGCTACCCCGACATGTCCTGCGCGGGCCTGCTGGCCGAACTCTCCGACCGGTTCGGGGTGCCCGCGGACCACCTCGCGACGGGAACCGGATCGGTGGGTGTGGCGCAGCAACTGCTTCAGGCCACCTCCGGCCCCGGTGACGAGGTGATCTACGCCTGGCGCTCCTTCGAGGCGTACCCGATCATCACGCAGGTCAGCGGAGCGACCTCGGTGAAGGTGCCGCTGACCGCCGGTGACGTCCACGACCTGGACGCGATGGCGGGCGCCGTCACGGACCGGACGCGGCTGATCTTCGTCTGCAACCCCAACAACCCGACCGGGACGGTGGTCCGCCGGGCGGAGCTGGAACGTTTCCTGGACCGGGTGCCCTCCGACGTTCTGGTGGTGCTGGACGAGGCGTACAAGGAGTTCGTCCGCGACGCCGACGTGCCGGACGGGCTGGAGATCTACCGGGACCGGCCCAACGTGGCGGTGCTGCGAACCTTCTCGAAGGCGTACGGACTGGCCGGCCTCCGGGTCGGGTTCGCGGTGGCGCACCCGCCGGTGGCGGCCGCACTGCGCAAGACGGCCGTGCCCTTCGGTGTGAGCCAGGTCGCCCAGGACGCGGCGGTCGCCTCGCTGCGGGCCGAGGACGAACTGCTGGGCCGGGTGGGCTCGCTGGTGGCCGAGCGGAACCGCGTCCACCGCGGGCTGGTGGAGCGGGGCTGGACGGTCCCGGAGAGCCAGGCCAACTTCGTCTGGCTGCGGCTCGGCGAGCGTGCCGGCGACTTCGCCGCGTTCTGCGAGCGGGCCGGCGTGGTGGTGCGCCCCTTCGCCGGTGAGGGCGTACGGGTCACGATCGGCGAGGACGAGGCCAACGACGTCTTCCTGAAGGCGGCCGAGGCGTACCGCAAGCTGCTGTAG
- the cydB gene encoding cytochrome d ubiquinol oxidase subunit II has translation MELHDVWFVLIAVLWIGYFFLEGFDFGIGVLTKLLARDRKERRVLINTIGPFWDGNEVWLLSAGGATFAAFPDWYATLFSGFYLPLLIILLCLIVRGVAFEYRAKRPEERWQSNWEHAIFWTSLIPAVLWGVAFGNIVRGVKIDAHMEYVGGFWDLLNPFALLGGAVTLALFTFHGAVFAALKTVGDIRVRARKLALRLGPVAAVLALGFLIWTQARTGDGWSLLAMSVAVLALVGAIAAIAAGREGWSFAFSGLTIAAAVAMLFLALFPDVMPSSLNGAWSLTVTNASSTPYTLTIMTWCAGIATPLVLLYQGWTYWVFRKRIGTRHIADAH, from the coding sequence ATGGAACTCCACGACGTCTGGTTCGTCCTCATCGCCGTCCTCTGGATCGGTTACTTCTTCCTGGAGGGCTTCGACTTCGGCATCGGTGTCCTGACCAAGCTGCTCGCCCGCGACCGCAAGGAACGACGGGTGCTGATCAACACGATCGGGCCCTTCTGGGACGGCAACGAGGTCTGGCTGCTCAGCGCGGGGGGCGCGACCTTCGCGGCCTTCCCCGACTGGTACGCCACCCTCTTCTCCGGCTTCTACCTGCCGCTGCTGATCATCCTGCTCTGCCTGATCGTGCGGGGCGTCGCCTTCGAGTACCGGGCGAAGCGGCCGGAGGAGCGCTGGCAGAGCAACTGGGAACACGCGATCTTCTGGACCTCGTTGATCCCCGCCGTCCTCTGGGGCGTGGCCTTCGGCAACATCGTGCGCGGAGTGAAGATCGACGCGCACATGGAGTACGTGGGCGGGTTCTGGGACCTCCTCAACCCGTTCGCCCTGCTCGGCGGGGCGGTGACGCTCGCCCTCTTCACCTTCCACGGCGCGGTGTTCGCGGCGCTGAAGACGGTGGGGGACATACGCGTGCGGGCCAGGAAGCTCGCCCTGCGCCTGGGGCCCGTCGCCGCGGTGCTGGCGCTGGGGTTCCTGATCTGGACGCAGGCGCGCACCGGGGACGGGTGGTCCCTGCTGGCGATGTCCGTCGCCGTCCTGGCGCTGGTCGGCGCGATCGCGGCCATCGCCGCCGGCCGGGAGGGGTGGTCGTTCGCCTTCTCGGGTCTCACCATCGCCGCCGCCGTGGCGATGCTCTTCCTGGCGCTCTTCCCGGACGTCATGCCGTCCTCGCTGAACGGCGCGTGGAGCCTCACCGTCACCAACGCCTCGTCCACGCCGTACACGCTCACGATCATGACCTGGTGCGCGGGGATCGCCACGCCCCTGGTCCTGCTCTACCAGGGGTGGACCTACTGGGTGTTCCGCAAGCGCATCGGCACCCGGCACATCGCGGACGCGCACTGA
- a CDS encoding cytochrome ubiquinol oxidase subunit I, producing MELALAPETMARWQFGITTVYHFLFVPLTISLAALTAGLETAWVRTNKEKYLKATKFWGKLFLINIAMGVVTGIVQEFQFGMNWSDYSRFVGDVFGAPLAFEALIAFFFESTFIGLWIFGWDKLPRRIHLACIWMVSLGTVLSAYFILAANSWMQHPVGFRMNGERGRAELTDFWHVLTQNTALAQFFHTITAAFLVGGAFMVGIAAFHLARKKHIPVMRTSLRLGLVTVVVAGLLTSISGDLLGKVMFKQQPMKMAAAEALWEGQEGAPFSIFAVGDVAEGHNDVEISVPGVLSFLADDTFTSYIPGINELNEQMQEKYGPGDYRPNIPVAFWGFRWMIGFGMASFALGTLGLWLTRKKFMLPPGMRTGDDEVPHLVLFKNKALSPKLTRLYWLVALWTLLFPLIANSWGWIFTETGRQPWAVFGVFKTADAVSPGVSQGEVITSLIAFTLVYAILAVVEVKLLVKYIKAGPPELSEDDLNPPTTIGGHDDADADRPMAFSY from the coding sequence GTGGAGCTGGCTCTGGCGCCCGAGACGATGGCGCGATGGCAGTTCGGCATTACGACCGTCTACCACTTCCTCTTCGTGCCCCTGACGATCTCCCTCGCCGCGCTGACGGCGGGGCTGGAGACGGCATGGGTGCGGACCAACAAGGAGAAGTACCTCAAGGCCACCAAGTTCTGGGGCAAGCTCTTCCTGATCAACATTGCCATGGGCGTCGTCACCGGCATCGTCCAGGAGTTCCAGTTCGGCATGAACTGGTCCGACTACTCGCGGTTCGTCGGTGACGTCTTCGGCGCCCCCCTCGCCTTCGAGGCGCTGATCGCGTTCTTCTTCGAGTCCACCTTCATCGGGCTCTGGATCTTCGGCTGGGACAAGCTGCCCCGCAGGATCCACCTCGCCTGCATCTGGATGGTCTCGCTCGGCACGGTCCTCTCCGCGTACTTCATCCTGGCGGCCAACTCCTGGATGCAGCACCCCGTCGGCTTCCGCATGAACGGTGAGCGCGGCCGTGCCGAACTCACCGACTTCTGGCACGTGCTGACCCAGAACACGGCGCTCGCCCAGTTCTTCCACACCATCACGGCGGCCTTCCTCGTGGGCGGCGCGTTCATGGTCGGGATCGCCGCTTTCCACCTCGCACGCAAGAAGCACATCCCGGTCATGCGGACCTCGCTGCGGCTCGGCCTCGTCACCGTGGTCGTCGCCGGTCTGCTGACCTCCATCAGCGGTGACCTGCTCGGCAAGGTGATGTTCAAGCAGCAGCCGATGAAGATGGCGGCCGCCGAGGCGCTCTGGGAAGGCCAGGAGGGCGCACCCTTCTCGATCTTCGCGGTGGGCGACGTCGCCGAGGGCCACAACGACGTGGAGATCTCCGTCCCCGGGGTGCTGTCCTTCCTCGCCGACGACACCTTCACCTCGTACATCCCCGGCATCAACGAGTTGAACGAGCAGATGCAGGAGAAGTACGGCCCCGGGGACTACCGGCCCAACATCCCCGTCGCCTTCTGGGGCTTCCGTTGGATGATCGGCTTCGGGATGGCCTCGTTCGCCCTCGGCACCCTCGGACTCTGGCTGACCCGGAAGAAGTTCATGCTGCCGCCGGGCATGCGGACCGGCGACGACGAGGTACCGCATCTGGTCCTCTTCAAGAACAAGGCGCTCAGCCCGAAGCTCACCAGGCTCTACTGGCTGGTCGCCCTCTGGACCCTGCTCTTCCCGCTGATCGCCAACTCCTGGGGCTGGATCTTCACCGAGACCGGACGCCAGCCCTGGGCCGTCTTCGGGGTGTTCAAGACCGCTGACGCCGTCTCCCCCGGGGTCTCGCAGGGCGAGGTCATCACCTCACTGATCGCCTTCACCCTGGTCTACGCGATCCTCGCGGTGGTCGAGGTCAAGTTGCTCGTGAAGTACATCAAGGCCGGCCCGCCGGAACTCAGCGAGGACGACCTCAACCCGCCCACCACGATCGGCGGTCACGACGACGCCGACGCCGACCGGCCGATGGCCTTCTCGTACTGA
- the cydD gene encoding thiol reductant ABC exporter subunit CydD: MKPIDPRLLRYARATRFFLGAVVALGAVGALLVIAQAMLVAEIVVGGFEDGLDVSGLRTPLLLLAGVAVGRALVAWLTELAAYRASAAVKSELRGRLLERASGLGPAWLHGQRTGSLVALATRGVDALDDYFSRYVPQLGLAVVVPVAVLARIVTEDWVSAAIIVVTLPLIPAFMMLIGWATQSRMDRQWKLLSRLSGHFLDVVAGLPTLKVFGRAKAQAESIRKITSDYRLATVRTLRLAFLSSFALELLATLSVALVAVTIGMRLVHGELDLYTGLLVLILAPEAYLPIRQVGAQYHAAAEGLAAAEEIFAVLETELPEGGTADVPASLRIELDGVTVRHGGRTDASPAGASLVVEEGETVALVGPSGAGKSTLLDVLLGFTAPDAGTVRVGGVDLAALSLAHWRACVAWVPQRPVLFAGTVAENVRLARPDADDAAVTAALRDAGAQEFVAALPDGERTLLGEDGAGLSAGQRQRLALARAFLADRPVLLLDEPTASLDGATEAAVVDAVRRLAAGRTVLLVAHRPALLPLADRIVTLGPPPTGALSAGAAHERADASRTAPVRAEPPVRTPAPHLLRETAPRTGKVLARVREAAGAPRRRLALALLLGSLALGSSVGLMAVSGWLISRASEQPPVLYLMVAVTATRAFGIGRAFFRYAERLVSHDTVLQLLAELRVAVYRGLERVTPAGLRTTRRGDLLSRLVADVDELQDYWLRWLLPAGTAVIVGVASAGFLGMLLPAAGVVLAAGLLLAGAGVPLVSAAAARRAEHRLAPARADLAVRVTDLLGGTAELTVAGALPARTARVREADGVLTRIAARAASATALGGGLSSLLCGLTVVAAALVALPAVRSGRLGGLELAVVLLTPLAAFEAVTGMPLAVRYRARARRSAERVYEVLDAPVPVREPGTAAAAPATPFPLELRGVTARYPDAPRPALDSVDLTLERGRRIAVVGPSGSGKTTLAQVLLRFLDAESGTYRLGGTDAAALDGDTVRAYVGLCAQDAHVFDSSVRENLRLARTDAGEEELRDALAGARLLDWTDSLPKGLDTLVGERGARLSGGQRQRLALARALLADFPVLVLDEPAEHLDIATADALTEDLLDVTRGRTTVLITHRLAGLDAVDEIVVLDGGRVAQRGTYAGLAAVDGPLRRMLERERATDLRAVRSPAGSRPALV, from the coding sequence GTGAAACCAATCGATCCGCGTCTGCTCCGGTACGCCCGCGCCACCCGCTTCTTCCTCGGGGCCGTGGTGGCGCTGGGCGCCGTCGGAGCGCTGCTGGTCATCGCCCAGGCGATGCTGGTGGCCGAGATCGTGGTGGGCGGGTTCGAGGACGGGCTGGACGTCTCCGGTCTCCGTACCCCTCTGCTCCTGCTGGCCGGGGTCGCGGTGGGCCGGGCGCTGGTCGCCTGGCTCACCGAGCTGGCCGCCTACCGGGCGAGCGCGGCGGTCAAGTCGGAGCTGCGCGGCAGGCTGCTGGAACGGGCCTCGGGGCTCGGACCGGCCTGGCTCCACGGGCAGCGCACCGGTTCGCTCGTCGCCCTCGCCACCCGGGGCGTCGATGCGCTCGACGACTACTTCTCGCGGTACGTCCCGCAGCTCGGCCTGGCGGTCGTGGTGCCCGTCGCGGTCCTGGCGCGCATCGTCACCGAGGACTGGGTGTCGGCGGCGATCATCGTGGTCACGCTGCCGCTCATCCCCGCCTTCATGATGCTCATCGGCTGGGCCACCCAGTCCCGGATGGACCGGCAGTGGAAGCTGCTCTCCCGGCTCTCCGGCCACTTCCTGGACGTGGTCGCCGGGCTGCCCACCCTCAAGGTCTTCGGCCGGGCCAAGGCGCAGGCCGAGTCGATCCGGAAGATCACCTCGGATTACCGGCTGGCGACCGTCCGGACCCTGCGGCTCGCCTTCCTCTCCTCCTTCGCGCTGGAATTGCTGGCCACCCTCTCGGTGGCCCTGGTCGCCGTCACGATCGGCATGCGACTCGTACACGGCGAACTCGACCTGTACACCGGCCTGCTGGTGTTGATCCTCGCCCCCGAGGCGTATCTGCCGATCCGCCAGGTCGGCGCGCAGTACCACGCGGCGGCGGAGGGGCTCGCGGCGGCGGAGGAGATCTTCGCGGTGCTGGAGACCGAGCTCCCCGAGGGCGGTACGGCGGACGTGCCGGCGTCCCTCCGGATCGAGCTGGACGGGGTGACCGTCCGCCACGGGGGCAGGACCGACGCCTCGCCCGCAGGGGCCTCGCTGGTGGTCGAGGAGGGGGAGACCGTCGCGCTGGTCGGCCCGAGCGGAGCCGGCAAGTCCACGCTGCTCGACGTCCTCCTCGGCTTCACGGCGCCGGACGCGGGAACCGTCCGGGTGGGCGGTGTGGATCTCGCCGCCCTCTCCCTCGCACACTGGCGCGCGTGTGTCGCCTGGGTGCCGCAGCGCCCCGTCCTCTTCGCCGGCACGGTCGCGGAGAACGTCCGGCTGGCCCGGCCGGACGCCGACGACGCCGCGGTGACGGCGGCGCTGCGCGACGCGGGGGCGCAGGAGTTCGTGGCGGCCCTCCCCGACGGGGAGCGCACCCTCCTGGGCGAGGACGGCGCCGGACTGTCGGCCGGGCAGCGCCAGCGGCTCGCCCTGGCCCGCGCCTTCCTCGCCGACCGGCCGGTCCTGCTGCTCGACGAGCCGACCGCGAGTCTGGACGGCGCCACGGAGGCGGCCGTCGTGGACGCCGTACGACGGCTGGCGGCGGGGCGGACGGTCCTGCTCGTCGCGCACCGGCCCGCGCTGCTGCCGCTGGCCGACCGCATCGTGACGCTGGGACCGCCTCCCACCGGCGCACTCTCCGCCGGGGCGGCGCACGAGCGGGCGGACGCCTCGCGCACGGCTCCGGTCCGCGCGGAGCCGCCCGTACGCACGCCCGCTCCGCACCTCCTGCGGGAGACCGCGCCGCGAACGGGCAAGGTGCTCGCCCGGGTCCGTGAGGCAGCGGGCGCCCCGCGCCGTCGGCTGGCCCTCGCCCTGCTGCTGGGCAGCCTCGCGCTGGGTTCCTCGGTGGGGCTGATGGCGGTTTCCGGCTGGCTGATCTCCCGCGCGTCCGAGCAGCCCCCGGTGCTCTACCTGATGGTGGCGGTCACCGCGACCCGCGCCTTCGGCATCGGCCGGGCCTTCTTCCGCTACGCCGAACGCCTCGTCTCGCACGACACCGTGCTGCAGCTCCTCGCCGAGCTGCGCGTCGCCGTCTACCGAGGGCTTGAGCGCGTCACACCCGCCGGACTGCGCACCACCCGCCGGGGCGACCTGCTCTCCCGGCTGGTGGCGGACGTGGACGAGCTCCAGGACTACTGGCTCCGCTGGCTGCTCCCGGCCGGTACCGCCGTGATCGTGGGCGTGGCCTCCGCCGGCTTCCTCGGCATGCTCCTTCCGGCGGCGGGCGTGGTCCTCGCCGCGGGCCTGCTGCTCGCCGGAGCGGGTGTGCCGCTGGTCAGCGCGGCGGCGGCCCGCCGGGCGGAACACCGGCTCGCGCCGGCCCGCGCCGACCTCGCGGTCCGGGTCACCGACCTCCTCGGCGGTACCGCCGAACTGACCGTCGCCGGTGCGCTGCCCGCGCGCACCGCGCGGGTGCGGGAGGCCGACGGGGTCCTCACCCGGATCGCCGCCCGGGCGGCCTCCGCCACCGCCCTCGGCGGCGGCCTCTCCTCGCTCCTCTGCGGGCTGACCGTGGTCGCCGCCGCCCTGGTGGCGCTGCCCGCCGTACGGAGCGGCCGGCTCGGCGGCCTGGAACTCGCCGTCGTCCTGCTCACTCCGCTCGCCGCCTTCGAAGCCGTGACCGGGATGCCGCTCGCCGTCCGGTACCGCGCCCGCGCCCGCCGGAGTGCGGAGCGTGTGTACGAGGTGCTGGACGCGCCCGTCCCCGTACGCGAACCCGGGACGGCAGCCGCGGCGCCCGCCACCCCCTTCCCCCTGGAGCTGCGGGGAGTGACGGCCCGCTACCCGGACGCCCCCCGGCCCGCCCTGGACTCCGTCGACCTGACCCTGGAGCGGGGCCGCCGGATCGCCGTCGTGGGCCCGTCCGGCTCCGGCAAGACCACGCTCGCACAGGTCCTGCTCCGCTTTCTCGACGCGGAGTCGGGTACCTACCGGCTCGGCGGCACGGACGCCGCGGCACTCGACGGGGACACGGTCCGCGCGTACGTCGGGCTCTGCGCGCAGGACGCGCACGTCTTCGACAGTTCGGTACGCGAGAACCTGCGTCTCGCCCGTACCGACGCCGGCGAGGAGGAGCTGCGGGACGCCCTCGCCGGGGCACGTCTGCTCGACTGGACCGACTCGCTGCCGAAGGGTCTGGACACCTTGGTGGGCGAACGCGGCGCCCGGCTCTCCGGTGGCCAGCGCCAGCGCCTCGCGCTCGCCCGCGCCCTGCTCGCGGACTTCCCGGTGCTCGTGCTCGACGAGCCCGCGGAGCACCTCGACATCGCCACGGCCGACGCGCTGACCGAGGACCTGCTCGACGTCACCCGGGGGCGCACCACCGTGCTCATCACCCACCGGCTGGCGGGTCTCGACGCGGTGGACGAGATCGTGGTGCTGGACGGCGGGCGGGTCGCACAGCGCGGCACGTACGCCGGGCTCGCTGCGGTGGACGGGCCGCTGCGCCGGATGCTGGAGCGTGAACGGGCGACGGACCTGCGCGCGGTGCGTTCCCCGGCCGGTTCCCGGCCGGCTCTCGTCTGA